ACGAACTCCTGCGGCTTCAGCGAACGCAGCACCGCCGTGTTGCCGATGAGGCCGGCGACCTCCTGCCCGGTGGTCTTGACCATGCGCCGGACCACCGGGTACGCCTCCGGGTGCACACTGGACGCGTCCAGCGGGTCGTCACCGCCGCGGATCCGCAGGAAGCCCGCGCACTGCTCGTACGCCTTCGGGCCGAGGCGCGCCACCTTCTTCAGCTCGCTGCGGGACTTGAACGGCCCGTTCGCGTCCCGGTGCGCCACGATGTTCTCGGCGAGTCCGGAGGTGATGCCGGAGACCCGGGCGAGCAGCGGCGCCGACGCCGTGTTGACGTCCACGCCCACGCCGTTCACACAGTCCTCCACCACCGCGTCCAGCGAGCGCGACAGCTTCACCTCGGACAGGTCGTGCTGGTACTGGCCGACACCGATCGACTTCGGGTCGATCTTCACCAGCTCGGCCAGCGGGTCCTGGAGGCGGCGGGCGATCGACACGGCGCCGCGCAGCGACACGTCCATGTCGGGCAGCTCCTGCGAGGCGAAAGCGGACGCCGAGTACACCGACGCGCCGGCCTCGGACACCATCACCTTCGTGAGGTTCAACTCCGGGTGCCTGGCGATCAGTTCCCCGGCGAGCTTGTCGGTCTCGCGCGAGGCCGTGCCGTTGCCGATGGCGATCAGCTCGACCGCGTGCTCCTTCGCCAGCCGGGCCAGCTTGGCGATGGCCTCGTCCCACCGGTTGGCCGGGACGTGCGGGTGGATGACGTCCGTGGCGACGACCTTGCCGGTCGCGTCCACCACGGCGACCTTCACGCCCGTACGGAAACCGGGGTCCAGGCCGAGCGTCGCGCGGGTGCCCGCCGGGGCCGCGAGCAGCAGGTCGCGCAGGTTCGCCGCGAAGACCCGCACCGCCTCGTCCTCGGCGGCCGTGCGCAGCCGCAGCCTCAGATCGATGCCCAGGTGGACGAGGATGCGGGTGCGCCACGCCCAGCGGACCGTGTCGGTCAGCCACTTGTCGGCGGGGCGGCCCCGGTCGGCGATCCCGAACCGGTTGGCGACGATCCCCTCGTACGACGACGGGCCGTCCGTCGGCTCCTCGGGTTCCAGGACGAGGTCGAGGACCTCCTCCTTCTCGCCGCGCAGCATCGCGAGGACGCGGTGCGAGGGCAGCTCCGTGAACGGCTCGGCGAAGTCGAAGTAGTCGGCGAACTTGGCGCCCGCCTCCTCCTTGCCCTCCCGCACCTTGGCGGCCAGCCGCCCGCGCACCCACATGCGCTCGCGCAGCTCGCCGATCAGGTCGGCGTCCTCCGCGAACCGCTCGGTGAGGATGGCCCGGGCGCCGTCGAGGGCGGCCTGGGGATCGGCCACGCCCTTGTCCGCGTCGACGAACGCGGCGGCCGCGGCGAGGGGCTCGACACCCGGATCGGCGAGCAGCCCCTCCGCCAGCGGCTCCAGACCCGCTTCGCGCGCGATCTGCGCCTTCGTGCGCCGCTTGGGCTTGTACGGGAGGTAGATGTCCTCCAGGCGCGCCTTCGTCTCGGCGGCCCGGATCCGCGCCTCGAGTTCGTCGGTGAGCTTGCCCTGCTCACGCACCGACTCCAGGATCGCGGCGCGCCGCTCCTCCAGCTCCCGCAGGTAGCGCAGCCGCTCCTCGACCGTGCGCAGCTGCGCGTCGTCGAGCATCTCGGTCGCTTCCTTGCGGTAGCGGGCGATGAAGGGCACCGTAGAACCGCCGTCGAGCAGTTCCACGGCAGCCCTGACCTGCCGCTCCCGTACGCCGAGCTCCTCGGCGATCCTGCCTTCGATGGACCCTACGCTGATGGACCCGTTGGACCCGGGTGTCGTCACGATCCCGTACCGCCTTCTCCACTGAGGTTGCGCGGCAATTGTGGCAGGTGACACCGACACTCGGGGATCAGGGCGGCACGCGGCAGGCCGGCGGCCGGGTCAGGCCCTGCGGCTGCGGGTGGAGGACGAGGCCCCGCCGAAGAGCCGGGCCAGGGCCCGGAAGGGCAGCGTCACGACGGTGGCGATGGCCCCGCCGATCTGGCGCAGCACGTCTGCGATAGCACGGAACACGTAATTCCCCTTTCCTCTCCCGACCGCACCGGCCGGGAGAGACCGGGTACCTCGCCGACGCCCCACCATGCGTCACGGCCGAACACATGTACCCGGCAGTGCTCGAACGGGAGCGCAGTGGTCCTCGGGGCGGCCCTGGAAGCGCCCCTCAGCCCTTGCCGATGAGATCCGCCGGGAACGCCCCCGCCCCGAGCGCCGCGCGCGCGAACGCCCCGCCCAGCTCGGTCAGCCGGGCCACGCCCTCCGCACCCAGATGCTCGTAGGGGGCCCGGTCCAGGCGGTCCGTCTCCTGCTCGATCTCCTGGCGCAGGGCGGCACCGCGCTCGGTGAGCTCGCCGGCCGCGTCCAGCAGCCCGCGCTCACGCAGGCGGTCCCTCGTCGCGTCCCACTCCTCCTGGGTCCAGCCCCGGGTGCCGAACACCCACTTCGGTGTCATGCCCTTGCCCGTCGCCGTATGGGTCACCAGCGCTTCCAGCCCGTCCAGTCCAGCGGACACCAGAGCGGCCAGGTGCCCATCGCCCCGGTGCTCGCGCAGCAGCGTCGCCGCGTGCCAGTACGCGAGGTGCGGCTCCTCGGGGACGGGCAGGTCGGCGTGGGCGGCGTACAGCGGCCGCGCCTCACGGGAACAGGCCTCGGCGGCGCGCAGCGCGAGCCGCGCGGCCTCGGCCATCTCCGCCGACGCCACGGCCTCCTCGCCCAGCAGCCGGCGCAGCGTCGCGTCGACCGCACGCGCGCGTGCCGCCAGCACCCGGCCGGGCGTGGCGCTCTCCCAGACCGCCGGCACGTGCCGGGCGACCAGCTCGTACTTGTAGTTGTAGAAGGCCGCCGCGACCACCCCGGCCCCGACCGGCCCGAGGGCGGCGGCGCGCACGGCGAAGTTCACGGCCCGGGGGTCGGTGACCCCGACAGCACCCAGTTCGCGTCCCAGGTCGGGCGAGAAGTAGTGCGTGGAGTGCAGGGAGTTGAGCACGTTGTGGCAGCGTCGGCCGGCGCGCGGCTCGAGGGCGGCAGTCGTCATGACGGGCACGTTACCAACCGCTTGGTATGCCCTCTGTGGTCGTGCGGGCCATGGCAGGAAAGGTGGGGAACTCGTCATTGCGGCCGTCGTCCGCGCTCCCGAAGAATCGACGGCATGGCCCAGCACACCGTTCTCGCCGTGCTCTTCGACGGCGTGCAGAGTCTCGACGTCACCGGGCCCGTGGAGGTCTTCGCGGGCGCCGAGCTGTATTCCCCGGGGACGTACCGGATCCGCACGGCCGCCCTGGACGGCAGGCCCGTGCGGACCACCAGCGGCCTGACGCTCGTCCCCGACGAGTCCCTGGCCACGGCGCACGACCCCGACATCCTGCTCGTCCCCGGCGGGACGGGCAGCCTGCGGCCCGACCCGCGCCTGGTCGACTGGGTGCGCGAGCACGGGCCGCGCGCCGCGCGCCTGGTCTCCGTGTGCACCGGCGCGGCCGTGCTCGCCGCGGCGGGCCTCCTCGACGGCCGCCGCGCCACGACCCACTGGGCGTACTGCGACCGGCTCGCCCGCGACCATCCGGCCGTCGAGATCGACCCCGACCCCGTCTACGTACGAGACGGGCACATCGCCACCTCGGCCGGTGTCACCGCCGGCATCGACCTCGCCCTCGCCCTGGTCGAGGAGG
This genomic stretch from Streptomyces sp. Go-475 harbors:
- a CDS encoding Tex family protein, giving the protein MTTPGSNGSISVGSIEGRIAEELGVRERQVRAAVELLDGGSTVPFIARYRKEATEMLDDAQLRTVEERLRYLRELEERRAAILESVREQGKLTDELEARIRAAETKARLEDIYLPYKPKRRTKAQIAREAGLEPLAEGLLADPGVEPLAAAAAFVDADKGVADPQAALDGARAILTERFAEDADLIGELRERMWVRGRLAAKVREGKEEAGAKFADYFDFAEPFTELPSHRVLAMLRGEKEEVLDLVLEPEEPTDGPSSYEGIVANRFGIADRGRPADKWLTDTVRWAWRTRILVHLGIDLRLRLRTAAEDEAVRVFAANLRDLLLAAPAGTRATLGLDPGFRTGVKVAVVDATGKVVATDVIHPHVPANRWDEAIAKLARLAKEHAVELIAIGNGTASRETDKLAGELIARHPELNLTKVMVSEAGASVYSASAFASQELPDMDVSLRGAVSIARRLQDPLAELVKIDPKSIGVGQYQHDLSEVKLSRSLDAVVEDCVNGVGVDVNTASAPLLARVSGITSGLAENIVAHRDANGPFKSRSELKKVARLGPKAYEQCAGFLRIRGGDDPLDASSVHPEAYPVVRRMVKTTGQEVAGLIGNTAVLRSLKPQEFVDETFGLPTVTDILKELEKPGRDPRPAFKTAAFKEGVEKISDLSSGMVLEGVVTNVAAFGAFVDVGVHQDGLVHVSAMSKTFVKDPRDVVKPGDIVKVKVLDVDIPRKRISLTLRLDDEAAPQGGQAGGPGERRQRGGRPPQQRQGGGRGGQGGGRGGQGGGSRQAPAPANSAMADALRRAGLLDQKNGKR
- a CDS encoding LPFR motif small protein, with the protein product MFRAIADVLRQIGGAIATVVTLPFRALARLFGGASSSTRSRRA
- a CDS encoding DJ-1/PfpI family protein translates to MAQHTVLAVLFDGVQSLDVTGPVEVFAGAELYSPGTYRIRTAALDGRPVRTTSGLTLVPDESLATAHDPDILLVPGGTGSLRPDPRLVDWVREHGPRAARLVSVCTGAAVLAAAGLLDGRRATTHWAYCDRLARDHPAVEIDPDPVYVRDGHIATSAGVTAGIDLALALVEEDLGRDAALTIARHLVVFLRRPGNQAQFSAQLAAQTAHREPLRDVQRFIGERPDADLSIAALAARARLSPRHFARAFRAETGMTPGRYVDRVRLEHARRLLEDTSDGVEEISRASGYGTPEAMRRAFVKALGTPPAEYRRRFRPASTP